Proteins found in one Poecilia reticulata strain Guanapo linkage group LG15, Guppy_female_1.0+MT, whole genome shotgun sequence genomic segment:
- the rrbp1a gene encoding ribosome-binding protein 1a isoform X3 — MDIYDPQTLGIMVFGGFMVISAVGIALVSTFSMKETSYEEALAKQRKELGKIQSVRSEKKKKDKVAEKKSRGKKKEEKPNGKIPEQEKAEEAADSEDEAAIEPAAAAAAAPAVSAPAVSAVPAPEPALVLEVKPSAAPVAAETQPRTAAEPSPVPSPKDKKKKKVAKVEPASTQQAPMVSAAVPVKSSAASPATQPPPAVQSKAAASSSAPPSTKSASGSSKSTPASASAPPSTKPASVSAPAPASAKSTNVQAKSTNVQAKSSNPTPNKSAPAPSKSATAPAKSAAAPSKVAPVLEVVTKDVPVMAVPPVGSQQAPAPAKAQEPKKKASKKKSEPAVAAAVVDSADAPLYLPYKSLVSTISSMVFSEGEAHGLIEILSEKVGIIQDTWHTATQKGDPVAMLKKQLEEREKQLAAEQEDAFAAKNRLREMTKELSAEKSKVASVETRLSSQLSKREQEMIALQARMQASYQDHVAQTQRLNAKILSLQDQLEKGPNAQLARLQQENSILRDALNQATSQAESKQNAELAKLRQECAKLTKELGEKTESLLADEHVRKGLESKLSAVEKQLSLLQASRAESEQALQKRLEEVSEELRTTQSRNSSLQATLEQSQQDSGAVSEYQVRVERLEAEVKERSGQVETLTAQLGETQVEKSQLTQQLASINSLLEASQSKQDEDGKQQVKPEELEHLKLSLQEKDSQLSSFHEELKQLQIKQEAAENTITELEQKNKSEDASLVSSLQKELKNLKEEMVQVENAKSDSSAKVTQLQNSLSEKDSLVTSLQEELREAKAATDANGVALQNEAKEALQSLFPQIPVETEQPNWLKAFTQKAQEALSQQSKESHSSTASPELLEKLKESEESYSSLQAECDQYRTVLAETEGMLKDLQKSVEEEELVWKSKMANSEEQLKEALQKVSKLEAENQSVEQLKEQVMLLEAQLEKQSDNLMTSEEVEQLKLQLSHCQNQLDLAQKDVRAHKEELQQVRAQLGEITKRTQGEQNGPAEAEPSQVQNELNQTTEKLRGEETRRQQLLEEFEQAQKTVGELQAQLDLLKVSADAPQSDTEDVAQLKERLEKEKKLSKDLGQAATKLQQLLKATQEQLTKERETVRTLQEHLEVKGEFVELKEGTSV; from the exons ATGGACATCTACGACCCCCAGACTCTTGGGATTATGGTATTTGGTGGTTTCATGGTGATCTCTGCTGTAGGGATCGCCCTTGTTTCCACCTTCTCCATGAAGGAAACCTCTTATGAGGAGGCCCTCGCTAAACAACGCAAAGAGTTGGGTAAAATACAGTCAGTTCGCtcggagaaaaagaaaaaggacaaagtaGCCGAGAAGAAGAGCCGTgggaagaaaaaggaggaaaagccAAATGGAAAAATCCCGGAACAGGAGAAGGCTGAAGAAGCTGCTGACTCTGAAGATGAAGCAGCCATtgagcctgctgctgctgctgctgctgctccagctgtATCTGCTCCAGCTGTATCTGCTGTTCCTGCCCCTGAGCCTGCTCTAGTCCTCGAAGTTAAACCGTCTGCAGCCCCAGTGGCTGCGGAGACACAACCCCGAACTGCTGCTGAGCCGTCGCCTGTGCCCTCGCCTaaggacaaaaagaagaagaaggtggcGAAGGTTGAGCCAGCCTCAACTCAGCAAGCCCCAATGGTGTCTGCTGCAGTGCCAGTAAAGTCCTCAGCAGCCTCTCCTGCAACCCAGCCTCCCCCGGCTGTGCAGAGCAAAGCAGCTGCCTCGTCCTCTGCACCGCCTTCAACCAAGTCTGCTTCTGGATCTTCGAAATCCACTCCTGCATCCGCTTCGGCTCCTCCGTCAACCAAACCTGCCTCTGTCTCTGCTCCTGCCCCTGCGTCAGCTAAATCCACCAATGTCCAAGCTAAATCCACCAATGTCCAGGCTAAATCTTCGAACCCCACACCAAACAAATCTGCCCCGGCACCAAGCAAGTCCGCTACAGCCCCAGCCAAGTCGGCAGCAGCTCCATCCAAGGTTGCCCCAGTGCTGGAGGTGGTCACCAAAGATGTCCCAGTAATGGCCGTGCCTCCAGTGGGGTCTCAGCAGGCTCCTGCTCCAGCCAAAGCACAAGAACCCAAAAAGAAGGCTTCCAAGAAGAAGTCTGAGCCCG CTGTAGCGGCGGCGGTGGTCGACTCTGCTGATGCTCCGCTCTACCTGCCCTATAAATCTCTGGTTTCCACCATCAGCAGCATGGTGTTCAGTGAGGGGGAGGCGCACGGGCTCATCGAGATCCTCTCTGAGAAAGTCGGCATCATCCAGGATACCTGGCACACG GCCACTCAGAAGGGAGATCCGGTCGCCATGCTGaagaagcagctggaggagagagagaagcagctggcagcagagcaggaagatgCTTTTGCAGCTAAGAATCGTCTTCGAGAAATGACCAAG GAGTTGTCGGCGGAGAAATCCAAGGTGGCCAGCGTGGAGACGCGGCTCAGCTCTCAGCTGAGCAAGAGGGAGCAAGAAATGATCGCTCTGCAAGCGCGCATGCAGGCCAGTTACCAGGACCATGTAGCCCAGACCCAGAGGCTCAATGCAAAG aTCCTGAGCCTGCAGGACCAGCTGGAAAAAGGTCCTAATGCCCAACTTGCTCGTCTGCAGCAGGAAAATTCAATCCTCCGCGATGCTCTAAACCAGGCAACTAGTCAAGCTGAGAGCAA ACAAAATGCAGAGCTGGCCAAGCTGCGTCAGGAATGTGCAAAGCTAACCAAAGAGCTCGGAGAGAAGACGGAAAGTCTCCTTGCTGATGAGCACGTCAGGAAAGGGCTGGAGTCCAAGCTCTCTGCTGTAGAGAAGCAGCTCTCACTGCTGCAG GCGAGCCGTGCAGAAAGTGAGCAGGCATTGCAGAAGCGACTGGAGGAGGTGAGCGAGGAGCTCAGGACGACgcagagcagaaacagcagcCTGCAGGCCACTCTGGAGCAGAGCCAGCAGGACAGCGGCGCGGTGTCAG AGTACCAAGTGCGCGTAGAGAGGTTGGAGGCAGAGGTCAAGGAGCGTTCTGGTCAGGTGGAGACCCTCACTGCCCAGCTCGGGGAGACGCAGGTGGAGAAGAGCCAGCTCACACAGCAGCTGGCCTCCATCAACTCACTGCTGGAGGCTAGTCAGAGCAAACAGGATGAGGATGGCAAGCAG CAGGTCAAGCCAGAAGAACTGGAACATCTAAAGCTCAG ccttcAAGAAAAGGACAGCCAGCTGAGTTCATTTCATGAAGAACTGAAGCAGCTGCAGATAAAGCAGGAAGCTGCA GAGAACACCATTACTGAACTTGAGCAAAAAAATAAGAG TGAGGATGCCAGCCTCGTCAGCTCACTTCAGAAAGAACTCAAAAACCTCAAAGAAGAGATGGTGCAAGTTGAAAACGCAAAA tCGGACAGTTCAGCAAAGGTCACACAACTGCAGAACAG tctgTCTGAGAAGGATTCCCTTGTTACATCACTGCAAGAGGAGTTGAGGGAAGCAAAAGCTGCCACAGATGCT AATGGTGTCGCTCTTCAGAACGAAGCCAAAGAAGCTCTTCAGTCGCTCTTCCCACAGATTCCAGTGGAGACAGAGCAG cCCAACTGGTTAAAAGCATTTACACAGAAAGCTCAGGAGGCCCTTAGCCAGCAGAGTAAGGAGTCTCATTCAAGCACAGCATCGCCA GAGTTGCTGGAGAAACTGAAGGAATCAGAGGAGAGCTACAGTTCCCTTCAGGCTGAATGTGACCAGTACAGGACGGTCCTGGCTGAAACT GAAGGAATGCTGAAGGATCTGCAGAAAAGcgtggaagaggaggagctggtTTGGAAGTCAAAGATGGCAAACTCAGAAGAACAGCTGAAGGAG GCTTTGCAGAAAGTCAGCAAGCTGGAAGCAGAAAACCAAAGTGTAGAACAG CTGAAGGAACAAGTGATGCTTCTGGAAGCTCAGCTTGAAAAGCAATCAGACAACCTAATGACCTCAGAGGAAGTGGAGCAG ctgaagctgcagctgtcaCACTGCCAGAACCAGTTGGACTTGGCCCAGAAGGATGTCCGGGCACACAAGGAGGAGCTCCAACAg GTCAGAGCACAGCTGGGCGAGATCACGAAGCGGACTCAGGGAGAGCAGAACGGCCCGGCTGAGGCCGAACCCAGTCAG GTTCAGAACGAGTTGAACCAGACGACGGAGAAGCTGCGCGGAGAGGAGACTCggaggcagcagctcctggaGGAATTCGAGCAG GCCCAGAAGACTGTGGGGGAACTCCAGGCCCAGCTGGatct